CGGCCTCGGCCGCCCCGAGCCGGGCCAGGGTGGCGGCGAACTCGGCCGTCTCCTGGGCGCACGACGGGCAGTGGTCGAGGTGGCGCTCGAAGGCATCGTTCTCCTCGGGACTCAGCGCGTGCGCGGCGTACGCGCCGGTCAGGGTGTGCGGGTCGGGGGCGTGCCGGTCGCGGGTGCGCGGGTCGGTGGTGTTCACGCGCCCACCCCCAGGCAGTCGCGCATCCGGATCAGGGCGTCGCGCATCCGGGTCTTGACGGTGCCGAGCGGCGCGCCGAGCACCTGGGCGACCTCGGGGTAGCTGTAGCCGCGGTAGTAGGCCAGGGTGAGCGACTCGCGCTGGAGTTCGGTCAGGGTGCGCAGGCAGCGCCGCACCTGTTCGCGCTCCAGCCGTCCCTCGACCTGTTCGGCGACCTCGTCGTAGGGCGAGCCGCCGTGCGAGGCCGCCGCGGCCTTCCGGTCGCGGTCGGCGGCGGCCTGCGCGGAGCGGACCCGGTCGACGGCCCGCCGGTGCGCGATGGTCAGCACCCAGGACAGCACCTCGCCGCGGTCGGCCTGGTAGCGGGCGGCGGTGCGCCACACCTCCAGCAGGACCTCCTGGGCGACCTCCTCGGACTGCGCGACGTCCCGCACCACCCGCCGCACCAGCCCGAACACCGGGCCGGAGACGGCGTCGTAGAGCGCGGCGAACGCCTCCTGGTCGCCCCGCACCACCCGGGCCAGCAACTCCCGCAGTTCCGGTCCCGGCCGCCGTGGCGGGGCCAGTGACACGACGTGGCTCACCTGCCCACCCCGCCCATGACGTTCCTGCGCTGCACCACCGGCACGGGGGCCTCCCTACGGCGGCCGGAACCCCCGACCGCGACGACTCGACAACACGACTCACCCGCTCTTCGTCACGGCCCGCCGTCCGGATTGCCCCGGACCCGGGCAGTTGTGCGGGTCCTGTCGCCGAGGCCCCCGGCCCGCCCTACGCGGCCCGCAGCCGGGCGATCAGGCCGTCGACGTCGAGGTGCTCGTGCTCGTGGCCGGTCGGGACGAGCGCGTAGCACTCCAGCAGAAAGCCGGTGACGACCTCCGCCGGGATGTTGACCACCGCCGCCCCCGTGCCGCCGTGCAGTGTGATCAGCACCTCGCCGTCGGCGCCGGGCCGGACGGTGACGTCGCCGTGCCCGGCGGGCGCGAGACGGCCCTCGTTGAGCAGGTCGCGCCCGAACACCCATTCCACCGCGTCGATCCGGCCGACCGGTGGGAACACCAGCCGGACGGCGTACGGAACCGAGGAGTCGAAGTGCAGCCCGGCCTCCACCGCCAGGTCCGGGTGCGGGCTGTGCGGAAGCGTGACGGCGGTGGACCAGCAGGTGGCGACGGCCATGCGGTGCGGCCTTCCTTCCAGATGGCGACGGCGAACGGTGCCGAAAGCTGACGGCATGGCCCCGACTACCCACCCGACCCGGAGATGCGTCGATCCACGCAGAACCTTCACCGATGCCCTCCGGTCACCACACGAACGGCCGAATCCGCGGTGCCGGTGGGGCGTGCGGGAGCAGGTGCCGGACCTCCCGTTCCCGTTTGGCGCGCGGCGTGCTGTCAGCGGTGGGCGCTAGCTTCGGGCGACAGCCCGGGTCCGCCTGTCGGGTGGGCGGGCCCGTCGTCCCCGGAGCTCTGGAGCAGGTGTGCCGACCGCCGATGAACTGATCAGTGCCGAGACCGTCCGCGAGTTGGCGGCCGTCCTGGGGGCCGCGGCCCCGCGCGCGTCCGGGTGGCGGGGGGTGGCGGGCTGTGCGGCGGGGTTGGGCGGGCTGGGGCTGAGCGACCGGGCGCGGCTGGTGGGGGGTGCGGTGGTCGCGGAGGCGGGCGGCGGGTACCGGGAGGTGGCGGGGGCGGTGCGGGCCGCGCTGGGGCGGCCGGAGTTGACGGGGTGGATGGTGTGGCCGGTGTCGGAGGCGGTGGCCACCGCCGCGACGGCCTCCGGCGAGCCGGGTGACTTCGCCGACGGACTGGAGCTGCTGGCAGCGCTGACGCCCCGGTTGACCTCGGAGTTCGCGCTGCGCGCCTTCCTGAACGCCGACCTGCCGCGCACCCTGGCCGCCGCGCTGGCCTGGACGTCCTCGCCGGACCCGGCGGTGCGCCGGCTGGCCTGCGAGGGGACCAGGGCGCGGCTGCCGTGGGCCCGGCGGGTCCCGGCGCTGACGGCCGGTCCGGGGGTGACCGTCCCGGTCCTGGACGCGCTGTACCGGGACGCGGACGCGAGCGTGCGCCGTTCGGTGGCCAACCACCTCAACGACCTGTCCCGACTCGATCCGGCGCTGGCCGCCGCGACGGCGGCCCGCTGGGCGGCGGCGCCCGCACCGAGCACGCCGGGCGTGGTGCGGCACGCGATGCGCACGCTGGTGAAGGAGGGCGATCCGGCGGCGCTGGCGCTGGTGGGTTTCCACGGCGGGCGGGCGGACGTCGAGGTGGTCGGCCCGGTGCTGGAGCGGGCCGAGGTCCCGGTGGGCGGCGCGCTGGCGTTCACGGCGCGGGTCGCCAACGTCTCGGACGCGCCGGTCTCGCTGGTGATCGACTACGTGGTGCACCACCGGAAGGCGAACGGCCGCACCACTCCGAAGGTGTTCAAGCTGGCCCGCCGCACCCTGGCGCCGGGGGCCGGCGCCGAGCTGGCCCGGGTCCACTCCTTCCGCCCGATCAGCACCCGGGTCTACCACCCGGGCGGGCACGCGGTGCAGTTGCAGGTGAACGGGCACCGTTTCG
This is a stretch of genomic DNA from Kitasatospora fiedleri. It encodes these proteins:
- the sigK gene encoding ECF RNA polymerase sigma factor SigK, whose amino-acid sequence is MSHVVSLAPPRRPGPELRELLARVVRGDQEAFAALYDAVSGPVFGLVRRVVRDVAQSEEVAQEVLLEVWRTAARYQADRGEVLSWVLTIAHRRAVDRVRSAQAAADRDRKAAAASHGGSPYDEVAEQVEGRLEREQVRRCLRTLTELQRESLTLAYYRGYSYPEVAQVLGAPLGTVKTRMRDALIRMRDCLGVGA
- a CDS encoding SsgA family sporulation/cell division regulator, with product MAVATCWSTAVTLPHSPHPDLAVEAGLHFDSSVPYAVRLVFPPVGRIDAVEWVFGRDLLNEGRLAPAGHGDVTVRPGADGEVLITLHGGTGAAVVNIPAEVVTGFLLECYALVPTGHEHEHLDVDGLIARLRAA
- a CDS encoding DNA alkylation repair protein, with translation MPTADELISAETVRELAAVLGAAAPRASGWRGVAGCAAGLGGLGLSDRARLVGGAVVAEAGGGYREVAGAVRAALGRPELTGWMVWPVSEAVATAATASGEPGDFADGLELLAALTPRLTSEFALRAFLNADLPRTLAAALAWTSSPDPAVRRLACEGTRARLPWARRVPALTAGPGVTVPVLDALYRDADASVRRSVANHLNDLSRLDPALAAATAARWAAAPAPSTPGVVRHAMRTLVKEGDPAALALVGFHGGRADVEVVGPVLERAEVPVGGALAFTARVANVSDAPVSLVIDYVVHHRKANGRTTPKVFKLARRTLAPGAGAELARVHSFRPISTRVYHPGGHAVQLQVNGHRFDPAPFTLLPAEERSPRAPEGRTGDFPSGTA